The following are from one region of the Streptomyces rubrogriseus genome:
- a CDS encoding tyrosine-type recombinase/integrase: MTALVQHQPDALPAAYDAATLAVLAAMEEAAEKHLDAIRPHNTKRGYANDWALWEAFHDWLGERTGHRIASTNVTKGTLVGFVVWLDTIKLAAPNSIDRRITGVTVTARNEHGVEVPKAATVAARQALKPLKNDPERQARGRGKAAAVTPEQLRQMNAAVADGLTGLRDRALWLMAFAIAGRSAEVAALRAEAIVHVSQGLEVHVPAVKGRPPRDVVVGYGKNPDTCPVRAWLTWRAAAGISTGPAFLPITVHGRLGDRALSPEAVREIIARNAERAGLSVRLTGHSMRAGFITTSRRAGKREEKIREQSGHAENSPAFWGYIREADKWTDAASEDIGL, translated from the coding sequence GTGACCGCCCTTGTCCAGCATCAGCCGGACGCCCTCCCTGCCGCCTACGACGCTGCGACGCTCGCCGTCCTGGCCGCCATGGAAGAGGCAGCCGAGAAGCACCTCGACGCCATCCGCCCCCACAACACCAAACGCGGATACGCCAACGACTGGGCGCTGTGGGAGGCGTTCCACGACTGGCTGGGGGAGCGCACCGGGCACCGCATCGCGTCGACCAACGTCACCAAGGGCACGCTCGTCGGCTTCGTCGTCTGGCTCGACACCATCAAGCTCGCCGCACCCAACAGCATCGACCGCAGGATCACCGGCGTCACCGTCACCGCCCGGAACGAACACGGGGTAGAGGTCCCGAAGGCCGCCACCGTCGCCGCGCGGCAAGCGCTCAAGCCGCTGAAGAACGATCCCGAACGGCAAGCGCGCGGCAGGGGCAAGGCCGCCGCCGTCACCCCCGAACAACTCCGGCAGATGAACGCTGCCGTCGCCGACGGACTCACCGGACTACGCGACCGCGCCCTCTGGCTCATGGCCTTCGCCATCGCTGGCCGCTCCGCCGAAGTCGCCGCGCTCCGCGCCGAGGCGATCGTCCACGTCAGCCAAGGACTCGAAGTCCACGTCCCCGCCGTGAAGGGCCGCCCGCCACGGGACGTCGTCGTCGGCTACGGCAAGAACCCCGACACCTGCCCCGTCCGCGCCTGGCTCACCTGGCGTGCCGCCGCAGGAATCTCCACTGGGCCCGCCTTCCTGCCCATCACCGTCCACGGCCGCCTCGGCGACCGCGCCCTCAGCCCGGAAGCGGTCCGGGAGATCATCGCCCGCAACGCCGAACGCGCTGGCCTCTCCGTCCGGCTCACCGGCCACTCGATGCGGGCCGGGTTCATCACCACCAGCCGGCGGGCCGGGAAGCGCGAAGAGAAGATCCGCGAACAGTCCGGCCACGCCGAGAACAGCCCTGCCTTCTGGGGCTACATCCGCGAAGCCGACAAGTGGACCGACGCCGCATCGGAGGACATCGGGCTGTGA
- a CDS encoding DUF7167 family protein, with translation MAKVLKVGVEMGGLSDEDTVPLPDNWDQMSEDEQGKWADEVLDVHLSNNVNAWWNVEDE, from the coding sequence ATGGCGAAAGTCCTGAAGGTTGGCGTCGAGATGGGCGGCCTGAGTGACGAGGACACGGTGCCGCTGCCTGACAACTGGGACCAGATGAGCGAAGACGAGCAGGGGAAGTGGGCTGACGAGGTGCTCGACGTTCACCTCTCCAACAACGTCAACGCGTGGTGGAACGTGGAGGATGAGTGA
- a CDS encoding endonuclease VII domain-containing protein — MTTPSDQAAIEVLKQRDYVCSICRETKVGTEFRWSLYKRDSYCKVCRRAKDRERYKNSNGAGKDRVFDQSLRRLYGITLVRYNEMLAEQGHLCALCGEKPETDRRMHVDHDHATGKIRALLCHHCNLLLGNAKDSVDRLKQAIAYLEVHGQRPAA; from the coding sequence GTGACAACCCCAAGCGACCAAGCGGCCATCGAGGTGCTCAAGCAGCGGGACTACGTGTGCAGCATCTGCCGCGAGACAAAGGTCGGGACCGAGTTCCGCTGGAGCCTCTACAAGCGCGACAGCTACTGCAAGGTCTGTCGTCGCGCGAAGGACAGGGAGCGCTACAAGAACAGCAACGGCGCAGGGAAGGATCGGGTCTTCGACCAGAGCCTCCGCCGCCTCTACGGCATCACCCTGGTTCGGTACAACGAGATGCTGGCGGAGCAAGGTCACCTCTGTGCCCTTTGCGGGGAGAAGCCGGAGACAGACCGGAGGATGCACGTGGACCACGATCACGCGACGGGCAAGATACGCGCCCTCCTGTGCCACCACTGCAACCTGCTGTTGGGCAATGCCAAGGACTCCGTAGACAGGCTGAAGCAGGCGATTGCCTACCTGGAGGTGCATGGCCAGCGACCTGCCGCCTGA
- the tuf gene encoding elongation factor Tu, translated as MSKTAYVRTKPHLNIGTMGHVDHGKTTLTAAITKVLAERGAGGTTQYVSFDRIDRAPEEAARGITINIAHVEYETDTRHYAHVDMPGHADYVKNMVTGAAQLDGAILVVSALDGIMPQTAEHVLLARQVGVDHIVVALNKADAGDEELTDLVELEVRELLTAHGYGGDAVPVVRVSGLKALAGDPRWTASVEALLDAVDTYVPMPERYLDAPFLLPVENVLTITGRGTVVTGAVERGTVRVGDRIEVLGASVETVVTGLETFGKPMEEAQAGDNVALLLRGVARDTVRRGQVVAAPGSVVPARRFRARVYVLPAREGGRSTPLTTGYRPQFYIRTADVVGDVDLGEEAVARPGDTVTMTVELGRDMPLETGLGFAIREGGRTVGAGTVTAVE; from the coding sequence ATGTCCAAGACGGCGTACGTCCGCACCAAACCGCATCTGAACATCGGCACGATGGGCCATGTCGACCACGGCAAGACCACCCTGACCGCCGCCATCACCAAGGTCCTCGCCGAGCGCGGGGCCGGCGGCACCACCCAGTACGTTTCCTTCGACCGCATCGACCGTGCCCCCGAGGAGGCGGCGCGCGGCATCACGATCAACATCGCGCACGTCGAGTACGAGACCGACACCCGGCACTACGCCCACGTCGACATGCCCGGCCACGCCGACTACGTCAAGAACATGGTCACCGGCGCCGCCCAGCTCGACGGGGCGATCCTCGTCGTCTCCGCGCTGGACGGGATCATGCCGCAGACCGCCGAACACGTGCTGCTCGCCCGGCAGGTGGGCGTCGACCACATCGTGGTCGCGCTCAACAAGGCCGACGCGGGTGACGAGGAGCTGACCGACCTGGTCGAGCTGGAGGTACGCGAACTGCTCACCGCGCACGGCTACGGCGGCGACGCCGTGCCCGTCGTACGGGTCTCGGGGCTGAAGGCCCTGGCGGGCGACCCGCGGTGGACGGCCTCCGTCGAGGCGCTGCTCGACGCCGTGGACACGTACGTGCCCATGCCCGAGCGGTACCTGGACGCGCCGTTCCTGCTGCCGGTGGAGAACGTGCTCACCATCACCGGTCGCGGCACCGTCGTCACCGGCGCCGTCGAGCGCGGCACCGTGCGCGTCGGCGACCGGATCGAGGTGCTCGGCGCGTCCGTCGAGACGGTCGTCACCGGCCTGGAGACCTTCGGCAAGCCGATGGAGGAGGCACAGGCCGGGGACAACGTGGCGCTGCTGCTGCGCGGGGTCGCCCGCGACACGGTGCGCCGCGGGCAGGTGGTCGCCGCACCCGGCAGCGTCGTCCCGGCGCGGCGTTTCCGGGCCCGGGTGTACGTGCTCCCGGCGCGCGAGGGCGGCCGCTCCACGCCGCTCACCACCGGATACCGGCCGCAGTTCTACATCCGCACCGCGGACGTGGTCGGCGACGTGGACCTCGGCGAGGAGGCCGTCGCCCGGCCCGGGGACACCGTCACCATGACGGTCGAGCTGGGGCGGGACATGCCGCTGGAGACGGGGCTCGGCTTCGCGATCCGCGAGGGCGGCCGCACCGTGGGGGCGGGGACCGTGACCGCGGTGGAGTGA
- a CDS encoding helix-turn-helix domain-containing protein yields the protein MGDELRSLVGSRRREVGLSYQSLAAACQEFGGAAAVSSGWLHRLETGAPINAPSTDALDALAAALRLEPARLREAAAAQFFGVRVDWEASGEAADLLRMVGALPEPQQTALVELVRVMAKDC from the coding sequence GTGGGTGACGAGTTGCGCAGCTTGGTGGGCAGTCGACGGCGCGAGGTCGGCTTGTCGTACCAGTCCCTGGCCGCTGCGTGTCAGGAGTTTGGCGGGGCCGCGGCGGTGTCGTCGGGCTGGCTGCACCGCCTGGAGACGGGGGCTCCGATCAACGCGCCGTCCACCGACGCTCTGGATGCACTGGCCGCGGCTCTCAGGCTGGAGCCGGCACGGCTGCGCGAGGCTGCCGCCGCGCAGTTCTTTGGCGTTCGCGTGGACTGGGAGGCGTCGGGTGAGGCGGCTGACCTGCTCCGCATGGTGGGCGCTCTGCCGGAGCCTCAGCAGACTGCGCTGGTCGAGCTGGTCCGCGTGATGGCAAAGGACTGCTGA
- a CDS encoding DUF6415 family natural product biosynthesis protein, translating to MTNPTDHPTIQERDVQQLLDDAAAATGILPTIGQCQQLNDELRRLLADLDQQVRHRQTGLTARSRDWYAADRLLVDTGAVLAETMGLGLLSAATHVAALGRQAAAVLRWLEV from the coding sequence ATGACCAACCCTACGGACCACCCCACCATTCAGGAACGGGACGTCCAGCAGTTACTCGACGATGCCGCAGCCGCAACCGGCATCCTCCCTACCATCGGCCAATGCCAGCAGCTCAACGACGAACTGCGCCGCCTCCTCGCCGACCTCGACCAGCAGGTGCGGCATCGGCAGACGGGTCTCACGGCACGGTCTCGCGACTGGTACGCCGCCGACCGGCTCCTCGTCGATACGGGGGCGGTGCTGGCCGAAACGATGGGGCTCGGCCTGCTGTCCGCGGCGACCCATGTCGCGGCCCTCGGCCGGCAAGCCGCAGCCGTCCTGCGATGGCTCGAGGTGTAG
- a CDS encoding undecaprenyl-diphosphate phosphatase: MSWFESLVLGLVQGLTEFLPVSSSAHLRLTAAFSGWHDPGAAFTAITQIGTEAAVLIYFRKDIGRIIAAWTRSLTDKSMRHDPDARMGWLVIVGSIPIGVLGLTLKDQIEGPFRDLRITATMLIVVGVIIGIADRMAARDEKGGRHRAPQQRKELENLGVRDGLIYGLCQAAALIPGVSRSGATISGGLFMGYRREAAARYSFLLAIPAVLASGVFELKDAMESDHVSWGPTLFATVIAFATGYVVIAWFMKFISTKSFMPFVWYRIALGVVIIVLVSVGVLSPHAAESAH; encoded by the coding sequence ATGTCTTGGTTTGAATCCCTCGTCCTCGGACTCGTCCAGGGACTGACCGAGTTCCTCCCCGTGTCCTCCAGCGCGCACCTGCGGCTGACCGCGGCGTTCTCCGGCTGGCACGACCCGGGCGCGGCCTTCACGGCGATCACGCAGATCGGCACCGAGGCCGCGGTGCTCATCTACTTCCGCAAGGACATCGGGCGGATCATCGCGGCGTGGACGCGCTCCCTCACCGACAAGTCGATGCGCCACGACCCCGACGCGCGCATGGGCTGGCTGGTGATCGTCGGCTCGATCCCGATCGGCGTGCTCGGCCTGACGCTGAAGGACCAGATCGAGGGCCCCTTCCGCGACCTGCGGATCACCGCGACGATGCTGATCGTCGTCGGCGTGATCATCGGCATCGCCGACCGGATGGCCGCCCGGGACGAGAAGGGCGGCCGGCACCGCGCTCCCCAGCAGCGCAAGGAGCTGGAGAACCTGGGCGTGCGGGACGGCCTGATCTACGGCCTGTGCCAGGCGGCGGCCCTCATCCCCGGCGTCTCGCGCTCCGGCGCGACGATCAGCGGCGGCCTCTTCATGGGCTACCGGCGCGAGGCGGCCGCCCGGTACTCGTTCCTGCTCGCGATCCCCGCGGTGCTCGCCTCCGGCGTCTTCGAGCTGAAGGACGCGATGGAGAGCGACCACGTCTCCTGGGGACCGACGCTCTTCGCCACGGTCATCGCCTTCGCCACCGGGTACGTGGTCATCGCCTGGTTCATGAAGTTCATCTCCACCAAGAGCTTCATGCCGTTCGTCTGGTACCGCATCGCGCTCGGCGTCGTCATCATTGTGCTGGTCAGCGTGGGTGTGCTGAGTCCTCATGCGGCCGAGTCGGCGCACTAG
- a CDS encoding DUF7736 domain-containing protein, with translation MADDSNTAPDTARVFPLADILSVTTGLMLTRRTPSPGAALDEIFQYMTGEKLAWWQAPRAADACTDAFIQQHPFLADLKPPKVHKSPIGKATLLLWLTTAELKHGTQLPVEPLTDWVRQDSGQELLDRIELVNLPSVEAGP, from the coding sequence ATGGCTGATGACTCGAACACGGCACCCGATACGGCTCGCGTCTTCCCTCTGGCGGACATCCTGTCTGTCACCACGGGCCTGATGCTCACACGCCGCACTCCCAGCCCTGGCGCGGCACTCGACGAGATCTTCCAGTACATGACCGGCGAGAAGCTCGCGTGGTGGCAGGCGCCGCGCGCCGCCGACGCGTGTACTGACGCGTTCATCCAGCAACACCCCTTCCTGGCAGACCTGAAGCCGCCCAAGGTTCACAAGAGCCCCATCGGCAAGGCGACGCTTCTCCTGTGGCTCACGACCGCCGAGCTGAAGCACGGCACCCAGCTGCCCGTCGAGCCGCTGACCGATTGGGTGCGCCAGGACTCGGGGCAGGAACTCTTGGACCGCATCGAGCTGGTGAACCTGCCGTCAGTCGAGGCGGGACCGTGA
- a CDS encoding GntR family transcriptional regulator, with protein MAEDARYRRIAADIRRRIAAGEWRPGQDLPSRAELAAELGVNPQTVRLAYVHLRRQGVLAGEERRAVYVAHPPAMRTLTDADAAWPFSSETTDTRPRPATVELAARLGVDVGASLRHETVECLDPGGRSAMLVSSWWRGRRQSHVSYTAELGCVELAEEQAHALGLLVDTLAFRVVRTRFDHSGRPLETADLILPMDRWLIRLASGM; from the coding sequence ATGGCAGAGGATGCGCGGTATCGGCGTATCGCTGCTGACATCCGGCGCCGTATCGCCGCAGGCGAGTGGCGGCCGGGTCAGGATCTGCCGTCGCGTGCCGAGCTAGCTGCCGAACTCGGCGTAAACCCTCAAACCGTTCGCCTCGCCTATGTGCATCTGCGCCGTCAGGGCGTTTTGGCGGGCGAGGAGCGCCGGGCCGTGTATGTGGCGCATCCTCCAGCTATGCGCACTCTCACGGATGCGGACGCCGCCTGGCCGTTCTCCAGCGAGACCACCGATACCCGCCCGCGGCCCGCCACGGTGGAATTGGCTGCCCGTCTTGGCGTCGACGTGGGTGCGTCCTTGCGGCACGAGACGGTGGAGTGCCTGGACCCTGGGGGCAGGTCGGCGATGCTGGTGTCGTCCTGGTGGCGCGGCCGGCGTCAGTCGCACGTCTCGTACACGGCGGAGCTGGGGTGTGTGGAGTTGGCGGAGGAGCAGGCGCACGCGTTGGGTCTGCTGGTGGACACGTTGGCGTTCCGTGTCGTCCGCACTCGCTTCGACCATTCCGGTCGCCCCCTGGAGACTGCTGACCTCATCCTGCCGATGGATCGGTGGCTGATCCGTCTAGCGTCCGGCATGTAG
- a CDS encoding GntR family transcriptional regulator, translated as MGDQEPVVDPTRPVYAWQQVADWIARRIEAGELRPGARLEGEREMAEQAGVAVGTIRRAVEDLRQRGLVVTLPAKGTYIADRSADS; from the coding sequence ATGGGTGATCAGGAGCCTGTCGTCGACCCGACCCGGCCCGTGTATGCGTGGCAGCAGGTCGCGGACTGGATTGCGCGCCGCATTGAAGCCGGTGAGCTGCGGCCGGGCGCCCGCCTGGAGGGCGAGCGGGAGATGGCCGAACAGGCCGGAGTAGCCGTGGGCACCATTCGGCGAGCCGTAGAGGATCTGCGGCAGCGAGGGCTTGTGGTGACGTTGCCCGCGAAGGGCACGTACATTGCCGACCGCTCCGCCGATTCGTAG
- a CDS encoding TVP38/TMEM64 family protein, translated as MLDATTRSGGTATVSPRTAAAELAVAAAGPVAPTGFAARVTRVLLSPWSRLSLLVALLASAATTVVLFQPQQLLTNGWPPQLGGAAAAVAYAVAYGLCTVAFVPRPLLNLAAGALFGSQLGLASALAGTVLGAGVAFCLGRVLGQEALRPLLRGKWLKAADGQLSRHGFRTMLAMRLFPGVPFAASNYCAAVSRMGLLPFLLATGLGSIPNTAAYVVAGARASTPTSPAFLIALACIALPGLAGAVVAWRKRHRLSAR; from the coding sequence ATGCTCGATGCCACCACCCGCTCTGGGGGCACCGCCACGGTCTCTCCCCGGACCGCCGCCGCCGAACTCGCCGTCGCCGCCGCAGGACCGGTCGCTCCGACCGGCTTCGCCGCGCGTGTGACGAGAGTGCTGCTGTCGCCGTGGTCCCGGCTCTCCCTGCTCGTCGCCCTGCTGGCCTCGGCCGCGACGACGGTGGTGCTGTTCCAGCCGCAGCAGTTGCTGACGAACGGCTGGCCGCCTCAGCTCGGGGGCGCCGCGGCGGCCGTCGCGTACGCGGTGGCGTACGGGCTGTGCACGGTCGCCTTCGTGCCGCGTCCGCTGCTCAACCTGGCGGCCGGCGCGCTGTTCGGCTCGCAGCTGGGGCTGGCCTCCGCGCTGGCGGGGACGGTGCTCGGTGCCGGGGTCGCCTTCTGCCTCGGCCGGGTCCTCGGCCAGGAGGCGCTGCGCCCGCTGCTGCGGGGCAAGTGGCTGAAGGCCGCGGACGGGCAGCTGAGCCGGCACGGTTTCCGGACGATGCTGGCGATGCGGCTGTTCCCGGGGGTGCCCTTCGCGGCGTCCAACTACTGCGCGGCCGTGTCCCGCATGGGTCTGCTCCCCTTCCTGCTGGCGACGGGGCTCGGTTCGATCCCCAACACCGCCGCCTACGTCGTCGCGGGCGCCCGTGCCTCGACGCCGACCTCCCCCGCCTTCCTGATCGCGCTGGCCTGCATCGCCCTGCCGGGGCTCGCGGGCGCGGTGGTGGCCTGGCGCAAGCGGCACCGGCTGAGCGCGCGCTGA
- a CDS encoding DNA alkylation repair protein — protein sequence MSVTARPIPDAPPSTLADTVLERITLEYPSAADPGRAVGLRAYMKDVAPFLGMTSPVRRSLSRTVLAGVPRPEESDCTAVALRCWRLPEREYHYFAVDYLRRYVTHCSSGFLPVVRYLLTTVPWWDTVDLLAAHVVGGLVTADRGLTADMDAWIEDEDRWLVRAALLHQLRYKERTDTDRLFGYCLRQSGHGDFFVRKAVGWCLREYAKTDPDTVRAFVAEHRARLAPLSAREALRTIGP from the coding sequence ATGAGCGTCACAGCCCGGCCGATTCCGGACGCGCCGCCGAGCACCCTCGCCGACACGGTACTGGAGCGGATCACCCTCGAATACCCGTCAGCGGCCGACCCGGGGCGGGCCGTCGGGCTCCGGGCGTACATGAAGGACGTGGCGCCGTTCCTGGGCATGACCTCGCCCGTTCGCCGCTCCCTGTCCCGCACCGTGCTGGCGGGGGTGCCCCGCCCGGAAGAGTCGGACTGCACCGCGGTCGCGCTGCGCTGCTGGCGGCTGCCCGAGCGCGAGTACCACTACTTCGCCGTCGACTACCTGCGCCGGTATGTGACGCACTGCTCGTCCGGATTCCTGCCCGTGGTGCGGTACCTGCTCACCACGGTCCCCTGGTGGGACACGGTCGACCTGCTCGCCGCACACGTCGTGGGGGGCCTGGTCACCGCCGACCGCGGCCTCACGGCCGACATGGACGCCTGGATCGAGGACGAGGACCGCTGGCTGGTCCGCGCGGCCCTCCTCCACCAGCTGCGGTACAAGGAACGCACCGACACCGACCGCCTCTTCGGGTACTGCCTGCGCCAGTCCGGCCACGGCGACTTCTTCGTCCGCAAGGCCGTCGGCTGGTGCCTGCGCGAGTACGCCAAGACCGACCCGGACACCGTGCGCGCCTTCGTGGCCGAGCACCGCGCGCGCCTCGCGCCGCTGTCCGCGCGGGAGGCACTGCGGACCATCGGCCCGTAG
- a CDS encoding peptidoglycan recognition protein family protein has product MAAPLPYATFLRVLRAEGLTVIEHKTDGRSPADHNRNHKGAWGPVHGVLLHHTVTSGHDRTIEICRTGHSTLPGPLCHGVICKQGHIHVVGYGRANHAGLGDDDVLQAVINEHALPPDNEANTDGNRHFYGFECENLGDNKDPWPAVQVDAMVRAAAALLRAHGWNKNGAGAISAIAHAEWQPGKVDPRGPGYPGHAGIRSRVAERLKHPASWSPGSTAPTKPTTPNPPQEEDMDAGDVWGFHGKLPDGKPDPADVLAYVRGTNGSVRAVAEKVDALTAKVDGVERQPLTDDQVAAIASAVAAHPALAQSIADTLATRLKD; this is encoded by the coding sequence ATGGCCGCACCGCTGCCCTACGCGACGTTCCTCCGCGTACTCCGCGCCGAGGGCTTGACCGTCATCGAGCACAAGACCGACGGGAGGTCCCCGGCAGACCACAACCGCAACCACAAGGGCGCCTGGGGCCCCGTCCACGGTGTCCTGCTGCACCACACCGTGACGTCCGGCCACGACCGCACGATCGAAATCTGCCGCACCGGACACAGCACCCTGCCCGGCCCGCTCTGCCACGGCGTCATCTGCAAGCAGGGCCACATCCACGTGGTCGGCTACGGCCGCGCCAACCATGCCGGGCTCGGCGACGACGACGTCCTCCAGGCCGTCATCAACGAGCACGCCCTGCCGCCGGACAACGAGGCGAACACCGACGGCAACCGGCACTTCTACGGCTTCGAGTGCGAGAACCTCGGCGACAACAAGGACCCCTGGCCCGCCGTCCAGGTCGACGCGATGGTGCGCGCGGCGGCGGCCCTGCTCCGGGCCCACGGCTGGAACAAGAACGGTGCTGGCGCCATCTCCGCGATCGCGCACGCCGAGTGGCAGCCCGGCAAGGTCGACCCCCGCGGCCCCGGCTACCCCGGGCACGCCGGTATCCGCTCGCGCGTCGCCGAGCGGCTGAAGCACCCCGCCTCGTGGAGCCCCGGCAGCACGGCTCCGACGAAGCCGACCACCCCCAACCCCCCTCAGGAGGAAGACATGGATGCAGGAGACGTCTGGGGTTTCCACGGCAAGCTCCCCGACGGCAAGCCGGACCCCGCCGACGTACTCGCCTACGTGCGCGGCACCAACGGCTCCGTCCGGGCCGTCGCCGAGAAGGTCGACGCGCTCACGGCCAAGGTCGACGGCGTGGAGCGGCAGCCCCTCACCGACGACCAGGTCGCGGCGATCGCCTCCGCGGTCGCCGCCCATCCGGCGCTGGCGCAGTCCATCGCCGACACCCTCGCCACCCGCCTCAAGGACTGA
- a CDS encoding LexA family protein, with translation MGRYRVDYLTPRQEQILRVIRQVITDDGVAPTVAEIADQVGMRSWSSVHYQLRELETKGAIVREPHQPRGIRLA, from the coding sequence ATGGGCAGATACCGCGTCGACTACCTCACCCCACGGCAGGAGCAGATCCTCCGCGTCATCCGCCAGGTCATCACCGACGACGGTGTCGCCCCTACCGTCGCCGAGATCGCCGACCAGGTCGGCATGCGGTCCTGGTCATCCGTCCACTACCAGCTGCGCGAGCTGGAAACGAAGGGCGCCATCGTCCGCGAGCCCCACCAGCCGCGCGGAATCCGGCTCGCATGA
- the ku gene encoding non-homologous end joining protein Ku produces MPRTIWSGAISFGLVTVPIHVVSATEDHSIHFHRVHLEDMARVRTRKVCELEDREVRTDEIGKGYEIARDQIVPISDEELRDLPLPTAKAIEIVAFMPWESIDPIRIGDGYYLAPDGQVAAKPYKLLRQALERSLRVAVARYAWSGRERLGLLRVRDEAIVLHAMRWPDEIRDPSPLLPPPVELTDEEIEGALALMDTMTRDDLDAPEFRDTYTEAVAELIEAKREHREPPAAPEPAAESGQIVDLMAALQQSVSKAKESRGENAEHADVHEMPKKRAVKKPAKKTAAKKTARKPRKSA; encoded by the coding sequence ATGCCCCGCACTATCTGGTCCGGCGCCATCAGCTTCGGTTTGGTCACGGTCCCCATCCACGTCGTGTCGGCCACCGAGGACCACAGCATCCACTTCCACCGGGTGCACCTGGAGGACATGGCCCGGGTGCGGACCCGGAAGGTGTGCGAGCTGGAGGACCGCGAGGTCCGCACCGACGAGATCGGCAAGGGCTACGAGATCGCCCGCGACCAGATCGTGCCCATCTCCGACGAGGAACTGCGGGACCTGCCACTGCCAACGGCCAAGGCGATCGAGATCGTCGCGTTCATGCCGTGGGAGTCGATCGACCCGATCCGCATCGGCGACGGCTACTACCTCGCCCCGGACGGGCAGGTCGCCGCGAAGCCGTACAAGCTGCTCCGCCAGGCCTTGGAGAGGTCGTTGCGGGTGGCGGTGGCCCGGTACGCCTGGTCCGGCCGGGAACGGTTGGGTCTGCTCCGCGTCCGCGACGAGGCGATCGTCCTGCACGCGATGCGCTGGCCCGACGAGATCCGCGACCCGTCGCCGCTCCTGCCGCCGCCGGTGGAGCTCACCGACGAGGAGATCGAGGGGGCGCTCGCCCTCATGGACACCATGACCCGCGACGACCTCGACGCTCCGGAGTTCCGCGACACGTACACCGAGGCCGTGGCGGAGCTGATCGAGGCGAAGCGCGAGCATCGCGAACCGCCGGCCGCGCCGGAGCCTGCCGCAGAGTCGGGGCAGATCGTCGACCTCATGGCCGCCCTCCAGCAGTCCGTGTCGAAGGCCAAGGAGTCCCGCGGCGAGAACGCCGAGCACGCGGACGTGCACGAGATGCCGAAGAAGCGGGCCGTGAAGAAGCCGGCGAAGAAGACCGCGGCGAAGAAGACGGCCCGGAAGCCGCGGAAGTCGGCCTAG
- a CDS encoding DUF6233 domain-containing protein — translation MTDLPPDLPRLRTLETWLALTLDQVRAAIRIAEQREAERQRGIQDRPKPPDWLLELGLNPDSPPVQVHVGDCWNEGKRTRGISLDEARRAITEGVKPCDVCRPDSALGFLES, via the coding sequence GTGACCGACCTGCCGCCTGACCTGCCGCGACTCCGCACCCTGGAGACGTGGCTCGCCCTCACCCTCGACCAAGTGCGGGCCGCCATCAGGATCGCCGAGCAGCGGGAAGCCGAACGGCAGCGCGGCATCCAAGACCGGCCGAAGCCACCCGACTGGCTGCTGGAGCTGGGCCTCAACCCGGACAGCCCGCCCGTCCAGGTGCACGTCGGCGACTGCTGGAACGAGGGCAAGCGCACCCGCGGCATCAGCCTCGACGAAGCCCGCCGCGCCATCACCGAAGGCGTCAAGCCGTGCGACGTGTGCCGGCCCGACAGTGCGCTCGGCTTCCTCGAGAGCTAG